Proteins encoded within one genomic window of Calonectris borealis chromosome 1, bCalBor7.hap1.2, whole genome shotgun sequence:
- the LOC142090784 gene encoding nectin-4-like isoform X1 has translation MDQSLARLAEGTAKMMVACLLLSSIWTVTSGSVQVMHRKVQSVQAGGNVTFSCRSVTKEDVLQVTWQKETDGAEDNIATYSTMNGQKIAKGYVGHVSFAQSELQASAISLRGVTLQDEGCYKCIFNTFPSGAVTGRMCLKVYAISDPKVEAKLMPSPDKAEDSEKVVGMSCSATGKPAPKITWHLPSILQQKPREYHVQLSNQTVTVISNFTHAHSKILQEYPIACVIQHPSLNVTLVLPMDTVVQGPDSSVAPAIAIAVGVLVPLTSLLLLACLLRHCLRHLRDPERNPAWPCWVLPACTKTKKCGQYGAAGRRDPAVPRRAAEHLSTCPPYACERETSYNGTSGFQANLL, from the exons ATGGATCAGTCGCTCGCTCGTCTCGCTGAGGGCACAGCTAAGATGATGGTCGCTTGTCTGCTCCTCTCCAGCATCTGGACCGTTACGTCAG GGTCCGTGCAGGTGATGCACAGAAAGGTCCAGTCAGTCCAGGCAGGAGGAAATGTTACTTTTTCATGCCGGTCGGTCACGAAAGAAGACGTGCTACAGGTGACCTGGCAGAAGGAGACGGATGGGGCTGAAGACAACATAGCGACTTACAGTACGATGAATGGCCAAAAGATAGCAAAGGGCTACGTCGGCCACGTGAGCTTTGCCCAGAGTGAGTTACAAGCCTCGGCCATCTCCCTTCGTGGAGTCACTCTCCAAGATGAAGGATGCTACAAGTGCATCTTCAACACGTTCCCCTCGGGGGCTGTCACCGGCAGGATGTGTCTCAAGGTTTACG CCATCTCGGACCCCAAAGTGGAGGCTAAGCTTATGCCCAGTCCAGACAAAGCTGAGGACTCTGAGAAAGTGGTGGGGATGAGCTGCTCAGCAACAGGGAAACCAGCTCCAAAAATCACCTGGCACCTTCCCAGCATCCTGCAGCAGAAACCAAGGGAGTACCATGTCCAGCTCAGCAACCAGACCGTGACTGTCATCAGCAATTTCACCCACGCCCACTCCAAAATCCTCCAGGAGTACCCCATCGCCTGCGTGATCCAACACCCCTCTCTAAACGTGACCCTGGTCCTGCCTATGGACACCGTGGTGCAGG GTCCGGACAGCAGTGTGGCGCCAGCCATTGCCAttgcagtgggggtgctggtcccCCTgacttccctcctccttctcgcCTGCCTCCTCCGCCACTGCCTCAGGCACCTACGTGACCCGGAGAGAAACCCAGCCTGGCCGTGCTGG GTCCTTCCTGCCTGTACCAAGACCAAGAAGTGCGGGCAGTACGGAGCTGCGGGCAGGCGGGATCCCGCAGTGCCCCGGCGCGCTGCTGAACACCTGAGCACCTGCCCGCCCTATGCGTGTGAGAGAGAAACTTCTTACAATGGCACCTCGGGCTTCCAAGCAAACCTGCTGTGA
- the LOC142090784 gene encoding nectin-1-like isoform X2 encodes MHRKVQSVQAGGNVTFSCRSVTKEDVLQVTWQKETDGAEDNIATYSTMNGQKIAKGYVGHVSFAQSELQASAISLRGVTLQDEGCYKCIFNTFPSGAVTGRMCLKVYAISDPKVEAKLMPSPDKAEDSEKVVGMSCSATGKPAPKITWHLPSILQQKPREYHVQLSNQTVTVISNFTHAHSKILQEYPIACVIQHPSLNVTLVLPMDTVVQGPDSSVAPAIAIAVGVLVPLTSLLLLACLLRHCLRHLRDPERNPAWPCWVLPACTKTKKCGQYGAAGRRDPAVPRRAAEHLSTCPPYACERETSYNGTSGFQANLL; translated from the exons ATGCACAGAAAGGTCCAGTCAGTCCAGGCAGGAGGAAATGTTACTTTTTCATGCCGGTCGGTCACGAAAGAAGACGTGCTACAGGTGACCTGGCAGAAGGAGACGGATGGGGCTGAAGACAACATAGCGACTTACAGTACGATGAATGGCCAAAAGATAGCAAAGGGCTACGTCGGCCACGTGAGCTTTGCCCAGAGTGAGTTACAAGCCTCGGCCATCTCCCTTCGTGGAGTCACTCTCCAAGATGAAGGATGCTACAAGTGCATCTTCAACACGTTCCCCTCGGGGGCTGTCACCGGCAGGATGTGTCTCAAGGTTTACG CCATCTCGGACCCCAAAGTGGAGGCTAAGCTTATGCCCAGTCCAGACAAAGCTGAGGACTCTGAGAAAGTGGTGGGGATGAGCTGCTCAGCAACAGGGAAACCAGCTCCAAAAATCACCTGGCACCTTCCCAGCATCCTGCAGCAGAAACCAAGGGAGTACCATGTCCAGCTCAGCAACCAGACCGTGACTGTCATCAGCAATTTCACCCACGCCCACTCCAAAATCCTCCAGGAGTACCCCATCGCCTGCGTGATCCAACACCCCTCTCTAAACGTGACCCTGGTCCTGCCTATGGACACCGTGGTGCAGG GTCCGGACAGCAGTGTGGCGCCAGCCATTGCCAttgcagtgggggtgctggtcccCCTgacttccctcctccttctcgcCTGCCTCCTCCGCCACTGCCTCAGGCACCTACGTGACCCGGAGAGAAACCCAGCCTGGCCGTGCTGG GTCCTTCCTGCCTGTACCAAGACCAAGAAGTGCGGGCAGTACGGAGCTGCGGGCAGGCGGGATCCCGCAGTGCCCCGGCGCGCTGCTGAACACCTGAGCACCTGCCCGCCCTATGCGTGTGAGAGAGAAACTTCTTACAATGGCACCTCGGGCTTCCAAGCAAACCTGCTGTGA
- the LOC142091910 gene encoding uncharacterized protein LOC142091910 translates to MLFLLLCWAEICPLLLCRDCQLEEKVTGLKEAVKSDSVITAALGGEANFYCNFSLSVDVLQVTWQKINGSSFQNIATYSPKHGLRLIGSFQKKVRFTRATLKASAITLQNLTFEDESYYRCIFSVFLHGSFKKDIYLNIQSVQKSIIIMAVFIAVVFLTVLIYCIIRLINKKRKKLKRRNARRTPAEEQGLHQDLSEKAMSLHMPKDQHVVYQNESFGIQQPLPQVSRNYNHCIQSGSKDIQEQRNYFMTVVLWRTLTVVAGREDNGNLHQLYHILFLKPVQVSLVTGSNDSA, encoded by the exons atgcttttcctgctgctttgctgggCTGAAATCTGcccgctgctgctctgcagagactGCCAGCTGGAGGAGAAGGTGACGG GTTTGAAGGAAGCTGTGAAATCTGATAGCGTTATTACAGCAGCCCTTGGTGGAGAGGCAAATTTTTATTGCAACTTTTCGCTCTCGGTGGATGTTTTGCAAGTCACCTGGCAGAAGATAAACGGGTCTTCCTTCCAGAATATAGCCACCTACAGTCCAAAGCATGGGTTGAGGCTGATAGGGTCATTTCAGAAGAAGGTGCGTTTCACTAGAGCAACCCTGAAGGCCTCAGCTATCACACTCCAAAATCTCACATTCGAGGATGAGTCCTATTACAGATGCATTTTCAGCGTGTTCCTTCATGGctctttcaagaaagatataTACCTCAACATCCAAA GTGTTCAGAAGAGCATAATTATCATGGCCGTCTTCATAGCTGTGGTGTTCTTAACAGTCTTGATATATTGCATCATAAGACTaatcaacaaaaaaaggaaaaa actgaagaGACGTAATGCACGCAGAACACCTGCAGAGGAGCAAGGCTTACACCAAGACCTAAGCGAGAAAGCCATGAGCCTGCACATGCCGAAGGACCAGCACGTTGTTTATCAAAACGAG TCTTTTGGTATCCAGCAGCCCTTACCCCAGGTATCACGAAATTACAACCACTGTATCCAAAGTGGATCCAAAGACATTCAGGAACAACGAAATTACTTTATGACGGTTGTCCTGTGGCGGACACTGACTGTCGTTGCTGGAAGAGAAG